The DNA segment tgaaagaacatgaaacgacaaataaaataagggaaaaagagaagagaaataaattatatgaccaaagaggaggaggaggaggaagaggaggaggaggaggaggaggaggaggagataggccTATTTAAGATAACCTTACTCAAGGGAGACTTTGGAAGGCCTTcttagaggggaaaaagaggaaaaaggaggaggaggaggaggaggagatagagagaaaggttCCTAGTggtggtttgagagagagagagagagagagagagagagagagagagagagagagagagagagagagagagagagagagagagagagagagagagagagagagagagagagagagagagagagagagagagagagagagagagagagagagagagagagagagagagcaacaaatcatatggaggaaaagtaattgagagagagagagagagagagagagagagagagagagagagagagagagagagagagagagagagagggaaaacatgagagaggaggaggaaaatgtatgTTGACAGTGGGAGTAATTATTTCAGGATAATATTTTTAAATGCAAGGGGAAAGCAACGGTGtaattatgtagtagtagtagtagtagtagtagtagtagtagtagtagtagtagtagtagtagtagtagtagtagtaaaggaggaggaggaggaggaggaaatgaggcagAAGTAATATTCATCATagtcaatgaaataataataataataataataataataataataataataataataataataataataataataatgaaacagcTTTATGGCGAGGTACTAATGACTCCATTGTTGAACGTTAGAACAATGATCTGTGCTACTATTTTGACCGTGTTCTCGTCATCTCTTCAGGCGGGAAGGGTTCTGGCCGGGGCAACAACAAAAGGCATACAAAAAAACTCATTTTCATCCGGAATAATTTGAATCTTAACATAttaacttattttcttccctgAGGCAGCAACccatctctttatatatatttttacatattcttatttctttattttattttatttttttcatgtaggaagaaCACCggccaaagacaacaacaacaacaacaacaacaacaacaacaacaacaacaacaacaacaacaacaacaaagggatGTCAgtcgtaaaagaaaaagagaattgtCGAAAATCTAAGGATAACTGTCTTAAAACCTGTTAAGTCCATTTCCTTAAACAATATAACacgaataataagaagaaggataagaaaaagaataagaatgagaataagaataagaacacgaacagcaacaacaaaaagaagaagaagaagaagaagaagaagaagaagaagaagaagaagaagaagaagaagaagaagaagaactgtgGGACtgagaccattaatcttctgatctccatatacccttcctaatgtcaataaaatggtctaatcgtacacaaacctcaacgtaaaaatgtgccccagtactgaaggggcttaaatagtgaagactgtggccattaaccttctgccctccatagacccttcctaatgtcaataaaaggcacaaatctcaacgtaaaaatgtgtcccagtactgaagggggttaaccaTAATTAGAACCACATTTAGACAAGACAGGATATCTCAGACTGgttagtaataataaaacaagtacCAGAGAGCAAAGAAAAGGTTAGAATATACAgctaagaaaaggatgaaaaatatacaGCGTACAATAATCATGTGTTTAAAAAAGATAGTTGAAAAATACGACACTTATTCTTCGTATCTGCTAATGAGTTATCCCTTAATTCTTTCCTCCGCAGTCACTCATTCCTCCATGTTTCCAGGCAAGACAATGACAACAATGGcgacaaataaaagaatgacAGGAAAGGAGGCCATTAAACACAGAGAAAATACCAAGAAGGAAGCCATTAAAGATTGAGACAGAATTAGAATATAAAGAACGgttcagaggaggaaaaaagtgcaaGGTAGAAAATATAAACTAAGAACAATGGCGACAAATAAAAGATTGATAAAAAGGAAACCATTAAAGACAGAGAAGATACCAAGAAAGAAGCCATTaaagattgaaaaataaattaaaatatacagaacagtaaaaacgagaaagaagttTGAGATAGAAAATGCAAATTAAGAAAGACAATGAcgatagataaaagaatgataagaaaaccattaaagaagcagagaaaatatcaagaatgaagccatcaacctcttcagtactggaacacatttttaccttgagatttgtgtacgattagaccattttattgacattaggaagggtctatggaggtcagaagattaatggccacagtcttcactattttaaccccttcagtactggaacacatttttaccttgagatttgtgtacgattagaccattttattgacattaggaaggctctatggaggtcagaagattaatggccacagtcttcactatttcaatccaccatatgagtttctgaagctgtaaaaaatcaccaaatagtaagcagaatcaatatggaaacgcgtcatggtactgaaggggttaaagattaagaaataaatcagaataaaaagaatattagaCAAGATAGAAGTGTAAGATAGAAAATGTAAATCAAGAAAGAAACcagtaaaagaataagaaataaattaaaatagaaaggatagtaaaaattaaaataaataaattcaaggtggaataataataaagcaagtacgaggaaagaaaataaaaaatataaccaaacaataaaaaaatatacaaaaatatacagagaagtgaagaaaagtaaTGTAAACAACACTTACCTTACGTTAGTTGACTCAGCGTGCAGACAAACCAGGTAGCGGACAGTCACACGTTAATTAACCtgcagagaaaagaaataagggtaaaaaaagtaaaaaaaaaaaaataaatacgtaaataaataaataaataaatacagtgtcTGCCAAtaatacactactactactactactactactactattactactacaacaacaactactactactactactactactgctattactattaatattattattacaacaacaacaacaataactactgctactactactactactactactactactactactactactactacaactactactactactactactactactactaactacataatattaataataataataataataataataataataataataataataataataataataataataataataataataataacaaaaataataaaaccacaTACATCTCCtccaaatactaaaaaaaaaaaaaaaatgacagtctTTTACCACTGAATTTTCTTAACGTACgtcacattactctctctctctctctctctctctggtaatcatGAATAGTTGCGGATATTTGTGACGCATGAATggaaaacggaaggaaaaaatcaacaaaaagaaGCATTGACGTCGATGATAATTGGTGATGAcctaaagaaaaacgaagaaggatCATGAAAcgcccactgagagagagagagagagagagagagagagagagagagagagagagagagagagagagagagagagatctaataaTGTCCTACCTGACGCTAATGAGAGGTAACAGTAAGCGACACCTGTTCACTAAAGCCAACTAGGAAATTATGAAGGggacacacacattctctctctctctctctctctctcaggaccatttttctttttctttttttttccgcagTTATCCCAAAAAACAATGTCAACTATTCTCTATGGACACGGTAATATAAGCAAATTTGAACTGACAGCGGCAAAATAACCGTACTGATTGTGCAGATCGAGTTGATTAAAAAGAactgggttagagagagagagagagagagagagagagagagagagagagagagagagagagagagagagagagattaatccagTGAAATTTCATAATAAATATTGACACTTtaatagaactctctctctctctctctctctctctctctctgcgcggtTCACAGACACATCAAAAGTTTTCAGGCGTCTCTGCATCATCATTTGCTTTGAgacagaaataacaataatgattaaaataaaacatttatttCTAGCCGAGAGTCGCTTGCTTGGAAACAGCTTGAGATTAACCATGAGCTGAGAGgcgtccaagagagagagagagagagagaacacaggacTAGCAGATGACGCAACAAAACAGTGTGTCAGCTGATGAATGCTCCTTACTAACCAGCCCAGCCTTCCCTGCGCCCCACGATGTAACACACGTGATGGGGGCCACGATAGGGGCGTCATGATGTTAACTGACCATTACGTGAACATCTGACATCCCTTAGCTGAAGAGGAGGGTAAAGCCAGCCTGCCAGAAATAGACTTGGCCGCGTCCCCTGCGGCCTGCATGTCAATGGCTCCCTGCTCCGCCCGCGACCCCGGCAAGGGATAAACGACCGTCCGAGGGATTGACTGTGGCCAAGCAGGATGCCAGCTGCCTCCTCCTCGGGTCTCAAGAGGAGCCGACCTGCCTCTCAGAGTGTAAGATGCGGGAAGCAGCCCATAGAGAAGGGGCGGTGGGCGGCCAAGGGCACCAAGCCTCTGCCTGAACAAGCGTCCGTGAAGTACGTGTTAACGCTTATCGTGGTTCACGTATGTCGTAAGGTGCTGTTTATCCCCACCGAGGTGAAGGTGATGCTCTACTCCTTGGGTCTCTTCTTCGGCTCCCTCGTATGTGACTTCCTGCCCCTGCCCAACGTGTACATGGGCCAGCGAGACAATGTGTTCAACGTCTACTATGTCAAGGTGAGCTCTTTGTTGCTGCGTGAGGTGCTTGTGTTAGTGGCGAGACTGGTGACGCCTCCACGCTTATCCTGGTTATATTTCCCTCTCCGTGCTTGTGTCAGGTGGTGTGTGGATACATGTGTTGGCTTTTTCATTGTTGTGTATTGGTTTAGTTCTCAACACCAGTGAGGTAATGACAATCACTCCTGGTCCTTTATGTTCATCTTGCCTTCATCACTAGTTTCCTGgcagtattttatttttctatagcaATAAAATGTTCATAATattcccatcaccatcattattccCATTATTTCTCTCATAATCACTGCTGTCATCATTGTCAGCATTCTAGCAGCATCACCACTCCTATCAGCATGTAGCTAGTAATCACCAttgtgtcaccaccaccacactaaccACTCTTGGTGTAGGTGGCGTGGGCATggctgttgctggtggtgggctccttcatcctcctgaCCAGTGCCACCATCGGCTGCGGCCACAGGGAGATCATCAAGAGGAACATGTCGCGTCTGCTGGTGGGGACCTTCATGTGGTACTTCTGGAGCCAGTGTTTCTTCGGCTATGTGGAGAACCGCACGGGATCCTGCCTGGGCAAAGCCATCATCAGGAACAAGATTGATTGCAACTCTGCAGGCTTCCACTGGCACTCCTTTGATATTTCAGGTAGGGTTTTGTTCTAATTCATGAGGGAATAAGACATTTCATGTTATAGTTGAATTGCTAATAATCTGTCTAGTAGAAGAATATATAGaagatttctttcttatttttctcccttatcaCAGGAAGGAGATGGGCCTCTGTTATTTCTAGGGTGATCTGTCGAGTACTCTTCCATGTCAGGCACATGGAAGGTTTCTTTCATTTCTGGGGAAGGCAGCTCTCTGTGCAATCTGAAGTGATGGGCTTCTTTCATATCCCAGGGAATTGATTGGTATTCTTCTATAAACTTCTGAGATCTTTTTTATAATGTTAGATAAGAACcaagtattttcttatttgtttttaggATTGTTAGAATCATGTGTCCTTCGTTTTACATGTTACTTTTCATAACTGGTTTATATTTTCCGTGGATGTACTGTGTATCTAGCCATTATATACTGCATTGCATTGCCTAATTGAATATTCTTGTGCATATTGACTTCAGTGCAGGcaatttaattcttttcttgaGTAAGATTAGTAATATGAAGTGAGCCGTTGTGGTCACTGCACATTAGTCACATCATCTGGCTGGAGTGTCTGCAATGCCCTgctcaccacaccactccacagGTCACGCCTTCCTGCTGGTCTACATCAACTTGTTCATCCTGGAGGAGGCCAAGACCATAGATGGCTGGGAGGGAATTCGAGACCAGATCCGCATGGAGGACCACCACCGAGGAGAGGTCCAGAACCCCGGGGAGACCAAGACCGTGCTGGACAGCCTCACCCCCTACGACATGGCCATACTCAAGGTGACCACCACACACAGTAACAGTCAGCTATATTGCTTGTTTTGAATCTTGCTTATAACTACGCTCCCTTGTACTTTTCTCAATTGACAACCAAACATAAAAAATCTGTGAATTGGAATCAACTGGATTTTTTCAATTCAATACAATTTTCAAAAGTTTTGGTAATTTTTAAAGATATGTAAAAGCAAATTCTTCATTTTAAAAGGATAAAACTATTTGATTtgtaacagaaagacagatatatAAAATGTTCATAAATTGAGGTTTGGTCATTTTCAGCAGTTTTCTAATGAGATTTACACAAATTGCATCTTGTGGCCTATGTCTAAACACTGATCTACATGTACGTAAAACCttatttgtatttaattttacaGTTTTTCACTTATATTCAATaacactatttattttttatatatttatttatttatttttatttttatttttttacttactgtTCTTTTTCCCACAGATGAATTATGAGCAGTTCACGCCATACATCCGCTGCATCTTCTGTGTGATGACCATGATGAGTGTGCTGAGTGACGTGATGCTTGTGTGCACTATCATCTTCTTCCACACCATGCCGCAGAAGGTGGCCGGGGGCGCAATAGGCATTGCCGTCTGGTTCCTTACGTACAGGTGAGGTGATAGGGGTtctggcaggagagagaggtgtggtgaGTTAATGGGATGGTGGAGGAAGGCCTAATAAAGAGTTATGGTATGATTAGGGAAAAGATGAATCAGTTTGTCGTCAGTCACACACCACATAGCTATCGCCAATAAGGTGGCTGTGATAAGGTCCTGTAGCTGATCCCCAACAAGAAGACATCTGGGAAAACTATAGGGATAATTATAACCACAGCAGCCTAGACAACACAGCTTTATGCAATGATTTTAGTGGCAACAGCTGATGAGGGAAAGATGACACTCTGAGCCAGTGGAATGAGGGTTTTGTCATTGTTCCTTGTATCATGGATTTCATTACTGAAGTTTTTGTTCCTTATGATTGATCATTTGATTCTTGTCTCTAAGGTTTACTGGTAACTGTGAGAGACAAGGGGGATAATCATCACACAGCCATACATAATATTCCACTTTTGATACAAAAGCCACAAATATTATGCCACTAAACATGACATCACTAAAATTAAGTGTGAGAGATTACAATGTCTTAATTGACAGCATACATCCCTAGCTACTAGATAGTCATGCTTATTTATGTTGGAGAAATGTAGCCCTGTTATTAGCAAGGCTATCCTAACAACCATAACAACTGATGATGTGAAAAGCTGTGCTATGTAATGTACTGCAGAGTATGGTTCAAGAGAGATGCATCCCCTGGTCAGCCTGGCTGTGGCCTCTTCCAGTACCAGAACATGAAGGAGAAGACCAAAGAGGTTCCCCTCAGAAGACGCTCCTCAATATGCAAGGTCAGTGGCTGCTTGTGAAGACAACACAGCAAGTGATACACAGGGAAAGCATCACTTTGTTGAGTTAAGGTCAAAGTTCAGGGAAAGAAACCAAAATGGAATCAAGTTTAAATGGGCCACAAAATGCAGGTTCTTGGTTGATGCATTTTGAGTAATAAGTTTTCATAATTCAAATGTCAATTGAAGAGGATATGAAATTAAGCAAACTGATAAAACTCGTTTGTAGATCACAGTATTTTGAGATtgatgtatgtttgttttttttaaataaaatttTCAATGTACATTATTCCAAATATGTGAATCAAGTTTACTAAAGCCATGTAATAAAATCAGGCACAGATTGATTCAGtaatggagagaaggataaaggaatGACTGCCGTGCTCCCAAACCAACACTCATAACTGCTTGTGTTTCAGGATCACCGAGACAACCTGCCAATGTTCATGGGGATGCCTCTGTATGgtctgaagaaggaaaaggaagacaagaagaaggaagagaagaagagggactatgagagagaagaggagaggtccAGCATGGATGActatggagagggaggggaggggaggggacccTCCTGGACTGGCCCACACGGGGACTCTGCCTCCAGTCGGTCCTGGAGGAGGTAGGATTACCTCACCTTGTGTCCTTATGTGCGTCCTTTTAGGTTTGtgtcatttattaatttttgtgttgtttgttccaGCATCTGTAGTGATTGGTTGTGGATGTTCTTGTTCTGTACGACATCCATCCTTGTGCTTGTAGATTACTCATTTTGGGCCTTAATAAGTTGAGGCAGTGAGTGTAAACATTAATGAATCTCAGTCATGCATAAATCAAGTCTCATTTAGTGACACTTTTGAATACAGGCTTCTGATCTCTAGAATTCAGCCCCTTAATTTTTGGAAACCATCTGTACTTTGTACCACATGAGGTCACAGAGCGTTAGGGTGGATCTCGTGCCTGTCATGAGCTGGGTCACAACTAGACGGTGAATGTCACAGTTTTCAGGTTTCAACAGCTCACAAATGGACAATAGTTATAGTGACAGGGTGTCTGTTTTGCCtctgccttccctttccttacacATTTACACATAAGACAAGTTATTGCTAATAGTTTTTATGTATGGAGGGAATGGCTGGTCACTCAGAATTCTTTTACTTGTATACACATTCTTTCCTACTACAAGTCAGTGAGAAAAAACTGAGTGCACATGCCAGCAGCCCAGTGTGGTTGTACCTTGTCCAGGCAGTGCAGGATTGCCTCTACACGCATCTCATGACAATTCAGCAAATGAAGCTGTGAAGTTTGCTGGAAGGTTTTTTGCTGGCCACCAAgcaaagacattttttttctgtttttgtggtGGTTATGTGACTATATTGAAAGTGCTGCagcatttattatcatttaaaGGGAGATACATGTCCATCCTTTCATGAATGGGTCTGGGATTTTTATTGATGATACAGTATGGCCTGGATGATGAAAAGCTTCATTCATCACCTCAGTTCCTTGCTTCAAGAGGCTAATTCTTTATGCAGATCAGCTAAGATTTATGAATTTTTATATCAGTCAAGTTTAATTTCACACATGCTCCTGAAGTCACAAATCACATGCATGAATATTTGGATAACATAATAATATGCTAAGAAATAGGTGACTAAGATATCCTTGAAATACtccatgttttttctctctcttttctagtcAACAGTGTCTGCAACATTTACAACCAGCACAATAAGATGTACAAAAACATTACTCTTACATTACGTCAGCAGTCAGCGGAGGCCAATTCTCATTCATCTGCATAATGCACAAATCTAGTCAGTCTAGTCAGCCTCAAAGCATTGTACTTTTCTATGGTTTGATGTAAGTTTTCCTTAACTGGCAACTCTCTGAGGGTCATCCTGCAGGTCATAACGTGACTCAGCAGACAAAGCCCCAGCATTGTGATATTATGATGAGTCCAGGTGATATCCTTCCTCCCAGTGGGTTTATGGTCCAGTCACAGTCATTTGTAGAATAACACTCTCTACTCGCCAagtgtttagtattttcttcaGTCCCAAATCCTGTGATTGTCAAATTTTGTAAGATTGACAACATACCAGAGGACTTGAGATGGGAGGGAAAATGTAAAACACTGGAAGTGAGTGTAGGATGTTACTTGTCATCTGATCTCTGTTTAAAGCTGTGTCTACGAGCAATCCGAGCAGCTGTAGTTCATGTGCATGTACTCCAGAGGATGAGGGATGTCTTGGGGACCTCCACCACTACATAAGCTAGTCTGATGCAGTATTTTCAGCTTCCTCCTTGGTGGGGAACAAAGGCACTGGATTGTTGGGGTTGATCATAGTGACTTGTGCCTTTTGCATACTTATTCACAAGTCAGTTTGTGTAGTTTGTCTTTAGAGAAGGTACACTTGTAGCTACACAGATGTGTTTgaatcatttcttattttcacaaGTATTTTTCTAATGCTAGCCACTCCTCCTGGGAGTTTAGCAGATGGATGACAACTACAGAAGTGAATTTGAATGTTCCGTGCCATTAAATACATTTGAATATCTCTCctatggattttctttcttaccttatGGTAACCAGGGTATTTGTAATGCACCTAATGATGTGCTTCTCCCTTTGGAACTCTCACTGGGGTAACCACCAGATGTACATTGCACTACAAGTCCACAATGCTATCAGCTAAGTAAGTCTTCCATCCTGCTTCTTTTTAACCCACACCTGTCCTATGTTTCATCAAACTGCCCCATGGACTATATAGCTTTCAGCTCTCTG comes from the Portunus trituberculatus isolate SZX2019 chromosome 29, ASM1759143v1, whole genome shotgun sequence genome and includes:
- the LOC123510466 gene encoding acyl-coenzyme A diphosphatase FITM2-like, with translation MPAASSSGLKRSRPASQSVRCGKQPIEKGRWAAKGTKPLPEQASVKYVLTLIVVHVCRKVLFIPTEVKVMLYSLGLFFGSLVCDFLPLPNVYMGQRDNVFNVYYVKVAWAWLLLVVGSFILLTSATIGCGHREIIKRNMSRLLVGTFMWYFWSQCFFGYVENRTGSCLGKAIIRNKIDCNSAGFHWHSFDISGHAFLLVYINLFILEEAKTIDGWEGIRDQIRMEDHHRGEVQNPGETKTVLDSLTPYDMAILKMNYEQFTPYIRCIFCVMTMMSVLSDVMLVCTIIFFHTMPQKVAGGAIGIAVWFLTYRVWFKRDASPGQPGCGLFQYQNMKEKTKEVPLRRRSSICKDHRDNLPMFMGMPLYGLKKEKEDKKKEEKKRDYEREEERSSMDDYGEGGEGRGPSWTGPHGDSASSRSWRR